A single region of the Vicia villosa cultivar HV-30 ecotype Madison, WI linkage group LG4, Vvil1.0, whole genome shotgun sequence genome encodes:
- the LOC131597908 gene encoding uncharacterized protein LOC131597908, which produces MAKTMLVQILSKVPLLEEVREDCLVCKKEQSGMYSVKTGYKLWLHNRRNHIFCEGGVEDEWQVFFGCPQTAHCWTIVRLGEVIGPKIEHESDVKSILQDIFRREDKRVADRVAVMLWVLWNNRNSWIWNNEKKDVIQLGFNNQSSTTNRGWCFRDCSGRFILASTSWDFGNHTVVEAEALALKEAIQGATHMHMERITFESDSQTVVQVVNNNSFGHSEFCVIISSIK; this is translated from the exons ATGGCGAAGACGATGTTGGTTCAAATATTATCAAAG GTTCCCTTATTGGAGGAGGTAAGGGAGGATTGCTTGGTGTGTAAAAAGGAACAAAGTGGTATGTATAGTGTGAAAACAGGCTACAAGCTTTGGTTGCATAATCGTCGCAATCACATA TTTTGCGAAGGCGGTGTGGAGGATGAGTGGCAAGTGTTTTTTGGGTGCCCCCAAACGGCACATTGTTGGACTATTGTAAGGCTAGGTGAAGTTATTGGCCCTAAAATTGAGCATGAGAGCGATGTGAAGTCGATACTTCAAGACATTTTTCGGAGGGAGGATAAGAGGGTTGCAGATAGAGTGGCGGTTATGTTATGGGTTTTGTGGAATAATAGGAATAGTTGGATTTGGAAtaatgaaaagaaagatgtaatcCAATTGG GTTTCAATAATCAGTCAAGCACTACTAATAGAGGGTGGTGCTTCAGAGACTGTTCTGGTCGTTTTATTTTAGCAAGTACTTCGTGGGACTTTGGCAACCACACGGTTGTAGAAGCAGAAGCGTTGGCACTTAAGGAAGCGATTCAAGGAGCTACTCATATGCACATGGAGCGCATTACCTTTGAAAGTGATTCTCAAACGGTGGTTCAGGTTGTTAACAATAATTCCTTTGGTCATTCTGAGTTTTGTGTTATTATTTCTAGTATTAAGTAA